In Nitrosomonas ureae, the sequence ATCAGTAGTTTCGTCATAACTGCTTATAAGCTTCACTGTGCAACCTGACACGATTAAGGCAATCACCAGGAAAGTGACACCATAGACTGACACACGAGCATTGGAAACTTGATAGAAATATTTCATTTTTTATCCCCTTATTGAGATTCAGCTCATTTCTCTTAGATCACAGCGTACACCTATAAATAAGAAACCCAAATAAATCCTCACTGCAAAGGCAGCAAATGCACAGCAGTCGTACTGTGGGACGAATGATCCGAATAAGGCTTTACCTCCGTAGCAGGAATCCTGGCAAGAACATCATTACCGCCTGAATCGACATATTTTTTTACGCTAACCAATGAGTTTGCCACGCCACTTTTCTTGAACATGTTTTCGATAAAAGTCGGAACATTCTTCAATGAAACCAGGCTGCCATAACGCGCCAGCGTTTTGTCCTGACCATACGGATAAAAACGCCAGAAGCCACGCAGTTCTAGAAGATCATTATTGAACGTAGTATCCAGAGTCCAAAAGAAATTAAGATCAGAGTTATCAAAAGTATGATTGACGCGGTAGCTAAAGGCCAAGAAAGCGACTTTGACCTTGAACTCGATGGTGTCCTGTTGAGGATTCTTGGCAATCACCTTGATCGCTTTGATCTCTTTGAGATATTTAATCTGATCTTCGGTACGATAGAGCAGATTCCAAGTCTGTTCAGGAGTTTGATTAAAGATTACGGCAGCCTCAATCAACCCGGAGTGTTGTGATGTGGATAAATCCGTAACGGTAAAAACAATCTCACCATTGGTTAGTTGTTGTGTTTGTGAAGCATCCAGACCTTTGCGGCCATCGTAACCAAAATCAGGTGCAGTGGCAAAACACAGATTGGAAGCTAAGCCAAGCATGCAAAAAAGACCGATAGTTTTTCTCACCATATCCCCCATTTTGCCTAAGATATTGGATTGTTACCTACTTTGTAACAATCCAATAGAACAGATACCTAAGTAACTTACATGAATACCCAAAATGCAGCAAATCTTTATTGTGCAATTGCACACCAATCAACAGGCAATAGTTGGAAAATACCCCTTAAAAAGATATTCATTGGAATGGTATAAGCAACAACTACCCTGTCTTTCTAATGGATGTTTCAAAGTTATTGAATGAATTTGTCGTAAATTCTCAATTATTGTAAGACATTCCAATGAATTGACTTTATACTCAAAATTATGAATGAATAGATTTTCGTTGATTTCCAAAGAGGTGCGCGCGATGACCACAACACCGGATCCTACTCAGGAAGCTGCTCCCAAAAAACAGTATAATCAGCTTGGTGCTCATCGCGCCATGGTGCTATGGTTGTTCCCAGCGACGTTTTTTGTCATGCTTGGCCTGGGCGCGGTATTTATTTTTACCGACCCAACCTTAAACATGACTGAAAACGTCCGCGGGCCTTCCGATGAGTCCCCATCGTCAGTTCTCCTGTTTGTCGCGATATCTGGCGCCCTTGGGGGGTTCGTTAGCTGTCTGCGTCGACTGTATGCATTCGATGATATTTTCCCGCACCATCGATACGCACCCCGTAGCTCCAATTTTTATTTAGCTGCCTATTCAGCCATTCCACCCTTAGTTGGGATCATTTCAGCCGCAGTGATCTACGGTATGTTTGCAAGCGGGTTAATTACGGGTGAGCTGTTTCCCAAATTCGCTTGCGCACAAGCAGGAAATGACTGCAAAACCTTGCCTGATTTTTTGGGATATTGGAGACCCGAAGGAGCTCAAGATTATGCGAAAGCAATGGTATGGGGATTTATTTCCGGCTTCTCCGAACGCTTCTTTGTAGATACCCTCAATCAGTTTGGAGGTAAGGGGGCGACAGTACCGGGAAGTAATGGTAAATAGATACCCGAGGAAGGCCAATAAGTCATTATTTCTTATGGGCTCTCTTACTAAAAATTAATCAGAAAAACACTTAAAACTTTGTGTCATTTTAGTATAAAAAAGCTCGACCCCTTCACTCAAGGTACCATAATAAATTTGTACTTCAAACTTGAATCCGCCATTACGCATTCCGAGAACAAGCGGCGAACCAACGCGATACATCTATTGCTCATCTGCAGGTTCTCAAGATGTATGGCTCTTGTGAAACATCTGCTATGAAAAGATAGCGAGCAGTCTCGTCAACGTATGATGATGTAAATCTACTAAGTAGCATCAGCTCCACCTTCTTCATCAGAATCGTACAATAATATACTCATGGCATTGCTATAGACAATATGATTGTTAGCAGTCAACGCTCCTGTTGTCGCAATGCGAAGAATACGGAATTCTCAATCTGTAAATAACCCTAATGATTCTCACATTTAAAGTATCGGGAAGTCCAGCAATCCATAAATCATGGATGACTTAGCCTTGCCCCTATCCTGTTGGACATACTAACGATCATAGCCTACGGATACCCACAAACTTCGATTGACAGAGTGCAAGTGTCGCTTTGACAAGATAGTTGCATTTTAGAAATTTTTGGATGACACTAATTTCACTATAAACTTATGTGGGATATTTACCTATGTTTTATACTACCAAACGTTTTTTTCTGACCATTCTTGGAGATATAAAAATATTTAGAGGAGCACTATTCATTGTCTATCACCCTACTGGTTACAAAATAAAGGGGTGGCATACTCGTAAAATTATGAATGCAGTTATGCCGGGCGATGTAGTTATGCGCTCTTACGTCAATTACTTAGATGGTTATTTAATTCCCGTAGGCGAAAGCAAATGTAGCCATAGTGGTCTCTATATAGGCGATGGCAAGATTGTGCATTCGATAGCAGAAGGTTCAACTTTGGATGATATTATTGATTTCTGCCGCGCTGATAGAATTATTATACTTCGACCTAGCAGTGGTCAAGAATGGGCACTAGAACACGCAAAAAAATGTATTAATGACAATATTGAATATGACTTCGAGTTTAAACCAGACTCTGGAAAATATTATTGCCACGAATTTACGGCTTCTTGTTATCCACATTTAAACATAAAGTCACTGAGTAGGAGAATTCTGGGTTTTATTAATTCGCCTGAAGCATATCTAGCGGATTCTTTTTACACGAGCAATGAATTTACCAAGATATATTCGTCAGATGATGAACAAATAACTTGAGAATGCATATATTCTTATCGTGATAAAATACCATTCTGGCACATTGCGCTGAGAATGTTACTCAGCAATCTAATCAATATGACTAATTCAGCACTCCTTGACTTGAATCTCTAGGGTTTGTTGACATGTTCGCACGTCAAGTAATCTCGCAATCAACTGCGGGGCTATAGAACCGTCACTCACCTCTCCGCTCGTAATTTCAAATTCAACCAGAAAAACCGCAACCATAACCACCCGGTGAATCTTTGTAGTATTCCATCCAGCATCCAAATGCCTCAGGCAAGTCTCTCCACGGACAACCAGCTCATTCGATACAACATACTTTCAACTGGCATGCGCAGATTACACTTGTTATAAATCGCTTCTTAAAGCTGATCTTCTCTAGCTTCGACCAGAATTCATCAGTGAAACTGAGGCATCTCAAACTCGTTTTTTTGGTGGTGTGAGAACCTCAATATTACGAGTTTGTTTCTATCTATTAAATACTTACCTTGAAACGTCAACAGACCCTAAGCGAGAAATAGTTTATACGCCGGATTTCTAGTTTCGTCCCAATAACGATAGCCCAATTGATCCAGAAAAGTCTTGAAGTCGGTTTTTTCTTCGGGAGGTACCTGAATGCCGATCAGCACGCGGCCATAGTCGGCGCCATGATTACGGTAATGGAACAAGCTGATGTTCCAGTTATGGCTCATGCTGTTCAGGAAATTCATCAATGCGCCGGGACGATCGGGAAACTCGAAACGATATAGAATCTCGTTCTTCACTTCGCGCGCGCGCCCTCCGACCAGATGCCGGATATGCAGTTTGGCCATTTCATTGGCGCTCAGATCTTCGGTCGCCAGACCGCTTTGCTTCAATTCATCGATCAGCTTCCGAGTTTCCTCTTGGTTGCGTACCGATACGCCGACAAAAATATGTGCCACTTTCGGATCGGCATAACGGTAATTAAACTCGGTAATACTTTTGGCTCCGAGCAAATTACAGAACTTCTTGAAACTGCCAGGTTGTTCCGGAATCGTCACTGACATCACCGCTTCACGCTGCTCACCAATTTCCGCGCGCTCGGAAATATGCCGCAAACGGTCAAAATTCATATTGGCGCCGGATGCGATCGCCACCATGGTTTTATGCGTAATTTTTTCACGTGCAGTGTAGGCTTTGATACCGGCAATCGACAGCGCTCCGGATGGTTCCATAATCGTGCGCGTATCTTCAAATACATCCTTGATCGCCGCGCAGATGGCGTCGGTATCAACCAGTATCACTTCGTCAACCAATTCGCGGCATAAGCGAAAGGTTTCCTTCCCCACATGCCTTACCGCCACGCCATCTGCAAATAACCCTACCTGTGCCAGCTTGACACGACGACCACTCTGCAATGAACGGTACATGGCATCGGCATCCACCGGCTCAACGCCGATGATTTTGATTTTTGGATACAAGCGTTTCACATACGCAGCAATTCCGGCGATCAAACCACCACCACCAATCGGCACAAAAATGGCATGAATCACGCCAGTATGCTGGCGCAGAATTTCCATACCGATCGTTCCCTGCCCGGCAATGACATCCGGGTCATCGTAAGGGTGAACAAATGTGGCTTGCTCCACTTTTGCCAGCTGCACGGCATGGTCATACGCATCATTATAAGAATCACCATGTAATGCCACTACGGCGCCTAACGCCATGACCGCATGCACTTTGATTTGCGGCGTCGTTACCGGCATCACGATGGTTGCAGAACAGTTGAGCTTCTTTGCAGCTAATGCCACCCCCTGCGCGTGATTACCGGCGGAAGCGGCAATCACGCCGCGATTGCGCACTGCAGGCGATAGTTTGATCATCTTGTTATACGCGCCGCGCAACTTAAAAGAAAAAACCTGCTGTAGATCCTCCCGCTTCAACAATACCTGATTATGGAGGCGTGCGGATAAATTGGCGACAAGCTCCAGCGGACTTTCGATCGCCACATCATAAACCTGTGCGGTCAGTATTCTTTCAAGGTAGTTGTTTTTCATGACGGGAAGTGGATAAATTCGGATACTATTTTAATCCGGAACGGGGAAAGGGATTTTATCACGATCAAGGATGGCATAAGTTTTGTTGCTCAGCGATCCATTATTAAAAACAAAGCTACTATCTTTGGCACAGCATGGAACAGTCCTTGAAAAATTCTTTCAATGCTGTGAATAATATTATTTCAAATTCACAATAGCACATAATTGCTTTATCGAAGCCAGGTTCGATAAATCCGCTTCATTTACCAATTGTAGAATTGATTCGTACGGGACGGGGCGACTAAAAAAGTATCCTTGCTGTAAGTAGCAGTGATTTTCCAGCAAAATCCGAGCTTGCCGATCGGACTCAACGCCTTCAGCGACTATCATAAGTCCTAGATTAACGCCCAGTCCTATGATCGCCTGCGTAATGGTTAAATCGTTGATATTTTGATCCAGCGCGCGAATAAAGGACTTATCTATTTTCAGAATATCGATCGGCAATTCACGCAATAATGTCAGTGAAGAATAACCGGTACCAAAATCATCCAGTGCAATTAGAGCGCCAAGCGTTTTAATTTGCTGCAATATCACCGAGGCCCGTGCCATATCACTTACGACAGCACTCTCGGTAATTTCCAGAGTAAGTGAAGTCGCTGGCAATCCGGTTTCAGTCAAAACCCGCGAAAGCGCAGGCAAGAAATTGCCATGCAGCAGTTGATGAGGGTGCACATTAACTGATACGTGAATGGGCTTACCGATTTGAATTAGCTTATGTGCTGCGAGGCATGCGATCTTTAATACTTCTTTCCCTAGCTGTTCCATCAGTCCAATGCTTTCCGCCAATGGAATAAACTCGCTGGGTGACAAGTATCCTCGCGTCGGATGAGGCCAACGAACCAGCGCTTCCATGCGCACGATGTTTTGTTGATAAACATCAACAATAGGTTGATACAGCACTTGTAAATGACCACTATTTAGAGCGATGCGCAACTCTTTCTCAAGTTTAAGCCTATCACGCGTCCAAGCAACGGAAGATTCCATTGAATAAAAGCCGAAACTGTTCCCGCCTTCGTTTTTTATGCGATGCATGGCAGTACTTGCCCGTTCTAAAACAACTTCATTGTCATCCCCATCTTTAGAGAAAAAACTGATACCAATACTGACAGTTACAAAAACTTCCTGGCCATGCAGAAGAAATTGATGTTCAATTAAATCCAGAGTTTCCTGAGCTCTTTGCGAAGCTCTATCTTTATCATGCAAGTCACTAAATAATAGAACAAACTCATCGCCTCCCCAGCGTGCTAAAAAATTAGTATTTGAAATTATGCTGTTAAGTCGCTGTGATACCATTCTTATCAGCTCGTCACCTGCGCGATGACCTAATGCATCATTGATTTTTTTAAAATTATCCAAACTCACAAAAAATACAGCAATAATTTTTCCGTATTTCTCCGGCAGTGATGTCATTTCTTTGAATCGCGTTAGCAGCAATGCCCGGTTTGGCAAATTAGTCAATGTGTCGTAGCTTGCTTGATACGCAACTTGCTTTGTCAATTCAATGGTATCGGTAATGTCAGCCAGCGCAAATAAAAATCCCATCAATGCTTCATGTTCATCACGCAGCATACGGCGCGTAATCCGCACGGCACGTTTCTCACCACTGGAAGTTTTTAGATAGCACTGGATTGTATCGATGCCGGATATAGGTAAAGGTATTTCCGAGTCTATCAACTCATTAAAGATAACACTGTCATGAATCTTGCTAAGTTTCATAAGCTTGAGCAGCGAGACTCCCTGAGCTTGCTCGAGAGCAACCCCAAGAATTCGCTCAGCGCCTTTGTTCATATAAATAATGTGATTGTGCGCATCAGTTGTTATAACACCGTCCCCTACAGATTCCAGAGCTGCATTTGAGCCGGCCTTGGCAACAAAAAGTGACCGCATGTATTCATTAATGCGCTGCCAATTCAATAGAGGATAAATCGCTATAGTTCCCACCAGCGCTGCGCCCGGTGGAAACCAGATATGCAGAAATCGCAATACGATCCATATCGCACACAAACCACATCCTATTAATACAAGCAGTAATGGCATTGTGATGTTTCGCGAAAAAATACTGAATAGGAATAAAATAGCGAGTACCCACGCCACAGAGATCAAACTAGTCGAATAATGAGAAATCGGAAGTATCGCGCGGTTATGTAGGAGCATGGAAAGAACATTGGCATGCCATTCCACGCCGCTCATCGGTTGCCGGTTAAGCGGCGAAACAGGGGTAGCAAATCGAGTACCGATTCCGGTTGCCGTCATTCCAACCAGAATAAACTTGTTTCTTAAACTGACTAAAACTCGGTCATCCAATAGCACCTGAGCATAAGATACTTGCTGAAAGCTTCCGGTTTTTCCGACATAAGGAATCAATACCTCATGTGAACGTACCCAGCGTCCCCAAAATTTGACATGGTCATCAGAAAAGCTATTCATCGAATTTATTGTGTACTGATGAGTCGATGCAGCTAGTACAAGCGCAAATGCAGGCCATTCGGGTTCCTCGATACCGGCTGTCAAGAAAACCCGCCGGGCTATACCATCGCTATCCAGTTCGATATCAACGTGACCTAGCTGCGCATGCTGGCGGTAAATAGGAAGTGGTTCGACCAGGTAAACGTAATCTCTATTTTTATCATCAACCGGAACAACGGGGAGAATAACCCTACCATGGGATGCGATAGCCGACGCCAGGGAATGATCCGCATCAGGATCGTTGGCTTGCGGTTCCGAGAATATCAGATCAAACGCAACCGCTGGGTTGCCAATACTTTCTAATCGCTTGATTAATTCGGCATGCACACTCCTTGACCAAGGCCAACGTCCTAGCGTCTTTATGCTTTCCTCATCAATGGCAACAATAACGATATCA encodes:
- a CDS encoding YiiX/YebB-like N1pC/P60 family cysteine hydrolase, producing MFYTTKRFFLTILGDIKIFRGALFIVYHPTGYKIKGWHTRKIMNAVMPGDVVMRSYVNYLDGYLIPVGESKCSHSGLYIGDGKIVHSIAEGSTLDDIIDFCRADRIIILRPSSGQEWALEHAKKCINDNIEYDFEFKPDSGKYYCHEFTASCYPHLNIKSLSRRILGFINSPEAYLADSFYTSNEFTKIYSSDDEQIT
- the ilvA gene encoding threonine ammonia-lyase, biosynthetic, yielding MKNNYLERILTAQVYDVAIESPLELVANLSARLHNQVLLKREDLQQVFSFKLRGAYNKMIKLSPAVRNRGVIAASAGNHAQGVALAAKKLNCSATIVMPVTTPQIKVHAVMALGAVVALHGDSYNDAYDHAVQLAKVEQATFVHPYDDPDVIAGQGTIGMEILRQHTGVIHAIFVPIGGGGLIAGIAAYVKRLYPKIKIIGVEPVDADAMYRSLQSGRRVKLAQVGLFADGVAVRHVGKETFRLCRELVDEVILVDTDAICAAIKDVFEDTRTIMEPSGALSIAGIKAYTAREKITHKTMVAIASGANMNFDRLRHISERAEIGEQREAVMSVTIPEQPGSFKKFCNLLGAKSITEFNYRYADPKVAHIFVGVSVRNQEETRKLIDELKQSGLATEDLSANEMAKLHIRHLVGGRAREVKNEILYRFEFPDRPGALMNFLNSMSHNWNISLFHYRNHGADYGRVLIGIQVPPEEKTDFKTFLDQLGYRYWDETRNPAYKLFLA
- a CDS encoding EAL domain-containing protein — translated: MIQWVDRAFRNTFFLRAILLITSVGLLSFFAVLERIDAVIYDQISTIQHYSPDDDIVIVAIDEESIKTLGRWPWSRSVHAELIKRLESIGNPAVAFDLIFSEPQANDPDADHSLASAIASHGRVILPVVPVDDKNRDYVYLVEPLPIYRQHAQLGHVDIELDSDGIARRVFLTAGIEEPEWPAFALVLAASTHQYTINSMNSFSDDHVKFWGRWVRSHEVLIPYVGKTGSFQQVSYAQVLLDDRVLVSLRNKFILVGMTATGIGTRFATPVSPLNRQPMSGVEWHANVLSMLLHNRAILPISHYSTSLISVAWVLAILFLFSIFSRNITMPLLLVLIGCGLCAIWIVLRFLHIWFPPGAALVGTIAIYPLLNWQRINEYMRSLFVAKAGSNAALESVGDGVITTDAHNHIIYMNKGAERILGVALEQAQGVSLLKLMKLSKIHDSVIFNELIDSEIPLPISGIDTIQCYLKTSSGEKRAVRITRRMLRDEHEALMGFLFALADITDTIELTKQVAYQASYDTLTNLPNRALLLTRFKEMTSLPEKYGKIIAVFFVSLDNFKKINDALGHRAGDELIRMVSQRLNSIISNTNFLARWGGDEFVLLFSDLHDKDRASQRAQETLDLIEHQFLLHGQEVFVTVSIGISFFSKDGDDNEVVLERASTAMHRIKNEGGNSFGFYSMESSVAWTRDRLKLEKELRIALNSGHLQVLYQPIVDVYQQNIVRMEALVRWPHPTRGYLSPSEFIPLAESIGLMEQLGKEVLKIACLAAHKLIQIGKPIHVSVNVHPHQLLHGNFLPALSRVLTETGLPATSLTLEITESAVVSDMARASVILQQIKTLGALIALDDFGTGYSSLTLLRELPIDILKIDKSFIRALDQNINDLTITQAIIGLGVNLGLMIVAEGVESDRQARILLENHCYLQQGYFFSRPVPYESILQLVNEADLSNLASIKQLCAIVNLK